The following coding sequences are from one Blastocatellia bacterium window:
- the murA gene encoding UDP-N-acetylglucosamine 1-carboxyvinyltransferase — MNRWIIQGGQPLRGRVTISGAKNVAFKLMIAALLGRQQTTLSNVPDVGDVHLAATMIELLGGRVERLDRHTLRIDPRGLTHCTIPSELAKQSRASFMFIGPLIARCEHVTLPLPGGDPIGKRPLDRHLAGLLAMGAEIDQHRNQITVRGGHLKAARYRFPKNTHTGTETLILVAVRVPGQTILENAAQEPEVDDLIAMLNKMGAQIRRAEPRTIVIDGVDELQGADHQVMSDRNEVVSFACMTLATQGDVWIDRVQPEYLGAFLEQLERIGAGMDVGRSSLHVWYQGPLRPTNVVTAPYPGFMTDWQPLLTTLMTQAHGTSVIHETVFEQRFGYVQELREMGANIELFNPPVEQPEAFYNFNWEDNRPDYQHAARIHGPTLLHGIRAEVKDVRAGATLVQAALTAQGETILSGVEHIERGYEDLDERLRKLGALITSMRSK; from the coding sequence GTGAACCGGTGGATCATCCAAGGCGGGCAGCCGCTGCGGGGCCGCGTGACAATCAGCGGCGCTAAGAACGTGGCCTTTAAGCTCATGATTGCCGCGCTGCTCGGACGGCAACAAACGACGCTAAGCAATGTGCCAGATGTTGGTGACGTCCATCTGGCGGCGACGATGATCGAGTTGCTGGGAGGTCGCGTCGAGCGTCTTGATCGTCACACGCTTCGCATTGATCCTCGCGGCCTCACACATTGTACGATCCCATCGGAACTGGCCAAACAGTCGCGCGCCTCTTTCATGTTCATCGGACCGCTCATTGCTCGTTGTGAACATGTGACGCTGCCGTTGCCGGGCGGCGATCCAATCGGCAAACGTCCTCTGGATCGTCATCTTGCCGGCCTGCTGGCAATGGGCGCAGAGATTGATCAGCATCGCAACCAGATCACGGTGCGCGGCGGCCACCTGAAAGCAGCGCGCTATCGGTTTCCGAAAAACACACACACCGGCACTGAGACGCTGATTTTGGTCGCCGTCAGGGTGCCAGGCCAAACGATCCTTGAGAATGCTGCACAGGAACCGGAGGTTGATGATCTGATCGCCATGCTCAACAAAATGGGCGCTCAGATTCGTCGCGCCGAGCCTAGAACCATCGTGATTGATGGGGTTGATGAGCTGCAAGGGGCGGATCACCAAGTGATGTCAGATCGCAACGAGGTTGTCTCGTTCGCTTGCATGACGCTGGCCACTCAAGGCGATGTGTGGATTGATCGCGTGCAACCTGAATATCTGGGAGCCTTCCTCGAACAACTGGAGCGAATCGGTGCAGGAATGGACGTAGGGCGTTCATCGTTGCATGTCTGGTATCAAGGCCCGCTCCGCCCGACCAATGTGGTGACTGCTCCCTATCCGGGTTTCATGACCGATTGGCAGCCGCTGCTGACCACATTGATGACGCAAGCTCACGGCACAAGCGTGATCCATGAAACGGTGTTCGAGCAGCGATTCGGCTATGTTCAAGAGCTTCGAGAAATGGGTGCGAATATCGAGTTGTTCAACCCGCCGGTCGAGCAACCAGAGGCATTTTACAACTTCAACTGGGAAGATAATCGCCCGGACTATCAACACGCTGCGCGCATTCACGGGCCGACGCTACTGCACGGCATTCGAGCGGAAGTAAAAGACGTCCGCGCCGGAGCCACGCTGGTGCAAGCGGCGCTGACAGCGCAAGGAGAAACCATCCTCTCCGGCGTTGAGCATATCGAGCGTGGCTATGAGGACCTTGATGAACGCTTGAGAAAGCTGGGCGCTTTGATCACGTCAATGCGCAGCAAATAA
- the murB gene encoding UDP-N-acetylmuramate dehydrogenase yields the protein MTPALSALRQELANRFGPDRIRVHEPLARHCNWKTGGPADLFVVARTTGELVGALRLAYAHHQPVTVIGFGANALVADKGIRGLVIVNRAERIVFHAGCLVETDSGTNLAVLARRAAEQQVGGLEFLIGIPGTVGAAVAGNAGTRQCWIETVLERVRVLGTDGQEYELAPSDLAFSYRHSRLKESGEIVLTAWLRGRPDERANIERTMNELLVQRKNQPPGASAGSVFKNPPGDFAGRLIEQCGLKGHQIGRAKISEMHANFIVNLGGARAADIKALIDLAKAEVERRFGITLEEEIRYLGEWS from the coding sequence ATGACGCCCGCTCTGTCAGCGCTTCGGCAGGAACTGGCCAACCGGTTCGGCCCAGATCGTATCCGCGTTCATGAACCGTTAGCCCGACACTGCAATTGGAAAACGGGCGGCCCAGCCGATCTATTCGTGGTTGCCCGAACAACGGGTGAGCTGGTTGGAGCGTTGCGGTTGGCATACGCGCATCATCAACCGGTAACGGTGATCGGCTTTGGCGCTAATGCGCTCGTTGCTGACAAAGGCATTCGAGGACTGGTCATCGTGAATCGGGCTGAGCGCATCGTGTTTCATGCGGGCTGTCTTGTTGAAACCGATTCGGGTACGAATCTGGCGGTGCTGGCCAGGCGCGCGGCTGAGCAACAGGTTGGAGGACTCGAATTCCTGATCGGCATTCCAGGAACGGTTGGCGCGGCCGTAGCCGGCAACGCCGGCACACGTCAGTGCTGGATCGAAACTGTGCTAGAAAGAGTTCGCGTGCTGGGAACCGATGGACAAGAATATGAGCTGGCCCCCTCTGACTTAGCATTTTCCTATCGCCATAGCCGCTTGAAGGAGTCAGGCGAGATTGTGCTTACGGCCTGGCTGCGAGGCCGACCTGATGAGCGAGCCAATATCGAACGCACCATGAATGAGCTGCTGGTTCAGCGCAAAAACCAACCGCCCGGAGCGAGCGCTGGGTCAGTGTTTAAGAATCCGCCGGGCGATTTCGCCGGACGATTGATCGAGCAATGCGGATTGAAAGGGCACCAGATCGGCAGGGCGAAAATTTCAGAGATGCACGCCAATTTCATCGTCAATCTGGGCGGCGCCCGGGCAGCCGACATCAAAGCGCTGATTGATCTAGCTAAAGCTGAAGTTGAACGTCGCTTCGGCATCACGCTGGAAGAAGAGATCCGTTATCTGGGAGAGTGGTCGTGA
- a CDS encoding 2,3,4,5-tetrahydropyridine-2,6-dicarboxylate N-succinyltransferase, producing the protein MMDLQQRIEELFAAEPDQYGQEYFDVFDELKRNLNEGTVRAAVKQGDRWVVNQWVKKGILLGFRIGVIQDVSVNDKFPFFDKSTYPLKRIRIEDGVRIVPGGSAIRDGCYVGRGVVCMPPMYINVGAYVDDGTMIDSHALVGSCAQIGKRVHLSAGAQIGGVLEPVGSMPVIIEDDVLIGGNCGVYEGAIVRQGAILGAGTILTGSTPVYDMVREAVYRKTDEAPLEIPANAVVVPGSRAISKGRGREWGLSLYTPVIIKYRDAKTAGSIQLEELLR; encoded by the coding sequence ATGATGGACTTACAGCAACGCATCGAAGAGCTATTCGCTGCCGAGCCGGATCAGTATGGTCAGGAGTATTTCGACGTTTTCGATGAGTTGAAACGGAACCTCAATGAGGGTACTGTCCGCGCCGCCGTCAAGCAGGGCGACCGGTGGGTTGTAAACCAGTGGGTGAAGAAAGGCATCCTGCTCGGCTTTCGCATCGGTGTCATTCAGGACGTCTCCGTTAATGACAAGTTTCCGTTCTTCGACAAGAGCACCTATCCGCTGAAGCGAATTCGTATCGAAGATGGCGTCCGCATTGTGCCGGGCGGGTCGGCCATCCGCGATGGTTGTTATGTCGGACGCGGCGTGGTTTGCATGCCGCCGATGTATATCAACGTCGGCGCGTATGTGGACGACGGCACGATGATTGACTCGCACGCGCTGGTCGGCTCGTGCGCGCAAATTGGCAAGCGGGTACACCTGAGCGCCGGCGCGCAAATCGGCGGTGTGTTGGAGCCGGTTGGTTCAATGCCTGTCATCATCGAAGATGATGTGCTGATCGGCGGCAATTGCGGCGTCTATGAAGGCGCGATTGTGCGCCAGGGCGCGATTCTCGGTGCCGGCACGATCTTGACAGGTTCCACGCCGGTGTATGACATGGTCCGTGAGGCCGTCTATCGCAAAACGGACGAGGCGCCACTGGAAATCCCTGCTAACGCCGTTGTGGTGCCGGGCTCGCGTGCCATCAGCAAAGGGCGCGGGCGCGAGTGGGGATTGTCGCTCTACACGCCGGTCATCATCAAATACCGCGACGCGAAAACGGCTGGCTCGATTCAGTTGGAAGAGTTGCTCAGATGA
- the dapA gene encoding 4-hydroxy-tetrahydrodipicolinate synthase has product MKDLRSMTGCGTALVTPFTSDGGIDEPALKRLVEYQISHGIDFLVPCGSTGEAATLSAEEHWRVVQIVVQQAAGRVPVIAGAGGNNTQRVIELAKGCEQLGVDGLLSVSPYYNKPTPDGLVAHYRAIADAVALPIIVYNVPGRTGSNIEPNTLARLAGIANIIGVKEASGNVLQIAEILNRLPHDFKVFSGDDALTLPIVALGGVGVISVASNEAPAEMTKLTRLCLEGRFEEARQLNRRLWALMQVNFIESNPIPVKAALSMMGLIEEHYRLPLVPLKPENRERVRQVLLATGLLQATGQPSATG; this is encoded by the coding sequence ATGAAAGACCTTCGTTCGATGACCGGGTGCGGGACGGCGCTCGTCACGCCATTCACATCAGATGGTGGCATTGACGAACCGGCTCTGAAGCGGTTGGTTGAGTATCAGATTAGCCACGGAATTGATTTCCTTGTGCCCTGCGGCAGCACTGGCGAAGCAGCCACGCTATCGGCTGAAGAACATTGGCGCGTGGTTCAAATCGTTGTGCAACAGGCTGCCGGGCGTGTGCCGGTCATAGCCGGCGCTGGTGGCAACAACACGCAGCGCGTCATCGAGCTGGCCAAAGGCTGCGAACAACTTGGCGTAGATGGATTGCTCTCTGTGTCGCCGTACTACAACAAGCCGACGCCCGATGGACTGGTTGCACATTATCGCGCCATCGCGGATGCCGTCGCTTTGCCGATCATTGTGTATAACGTCCCCGGTCGCACGGGCAGCAATATCGAACCGAACACGTTGGCGCGGCTCGCCGGTATTGCCAACATCATCGGCGTGAAAGAGGCTTCGGGTAACGTGCTACAAATTGCCGAAATCCTGAACCGACTCCCTCACGACTTCAAAGTGTTCTCCGGTGATGATGCGCTGACGCTGCCGATTGTGGCACTAGGCGGCGTTGGCGTCATTTCGGTTGCGTCCAACGAAGCGCCGGCCGAGATGACCAAGCTCACTCGCCTGTGCCTGGAAGGCCGATTTGAAGAAGCCAGGCAGTTGAATCGGCGATTGTGGGCGCTGATGCAGGTGAATTTCATCGAGTCGAATCCGATACCAGTCAAAGCGGCGCTCAGCATGATGGGCTTGATCGAAGAACATTACCGGCTGCCCCTTGTGCCACTGAAGCCGGAAAACAGAGAGAGAGTGCGGCAGGTGTTGTTGGCCACCGGCTTACTACAGGCCACTGGGCAACCTTCAGCAACCGGGTAG
- a CDS encoding dihydrodipicolinate reductase, with protein MNIALLGYGRMGKLIEQRAISQAITVSLVLDATNNDQFQGVTPENLSGVDVAIDFSTPGAVVENIRRVAAAGVNMVVGTTGWYEHLDEVKQIVCTHGIGLVYGPNFSIGMNLFFKLIEQAGRLFHRFGGFDPFIEEAHHKFKKDAPSGTAVTLGRLLEAWYPGRSVPITSVRAGYIPGTHAVSFDSEVETIMLRHVARTREGFADGALLAARWIVGKKGFYEFSHIVEELQ; from the coding sequence ATGAACATCGCGCTTCTCGGCTACGGTAGGATGGGCAAGCTCATTGAGCAACGAGCGATCAGTCAAGCGATCACGGTTTCGCTCGTTCTGGATGCAACTAACAACGATCAGTTCCAAGGGGTGACGCCGGAGAACCTGTCGGGCGTGGATGTGGCTATTGATTTTTCTACGCCTGGTGCCGTGGTGGAGAACATACGGCGTGTGGCTGCTGCGGGAGTCAACATGGTCGTCGGCACAACTGGCTGGTACGAGCATTTGGACGAAGTGAAGCAGATCGTCTGCACGCATGGCATTGGATTGGTGTACGGACCGAACTTCTCGATTGGCATGAATCTCTTTTTCAAGCTGATCGAGCAGGCTGGTCGTTTATTTCACCGATTTGGCGGGTTTGATCCGTTCATTGAAGAAGCGCACCACAAATTTAAGAAAGACGCTCCTTCGGGAACTGCCGTGACGCTTGGGCGGCTGCTTGAAGCGTGGTATCCGGGGCGGTCAGTGCCCATCACCAGCGTCAGAGCTGGCTACATACCGGGCACTCACGCGGTCAGTTTTGATTCAGAGGTCGAGACGATCATGCTGAGACATGTGGCGCGCACTCGAGAAGGTTTTGCCGATGGGGCGCTCCTGGCTGCTCGGTGGATCGTCGGAAAGAAAGGCTTCTATGAATTCAGTCACATCGTGGAAGAACTGCAATGA
- a CDS encoding aspartate kinase — MIVMKFGGSSVADAPSIERVVNIIRGYLPQHPVIVVSAMSKTTRKLLRAAELAAGGDLAAGTTQLEELKAYHMEVIRGLRATAVESEVDGYFNEIERLLSGLAILREFTPRGRDRIAAYGELISSKILVEALRRAGVNARWLDARQFIITDDDHTRARPLFDMANPKIVHALRPCLEAGQIPVTQGYIGSTIDGITTTLGFEGSDYTAAIIGAALDAQDIQIWTDVNGIMTADPALLPEARTVKILSFAEAKELTHFGAKVLHPKTLFPAHEKAIPVHIYNSKQPDAPGTVIALEAPPARTPVKSLAYKKPISLVTIISNGSLPRLRFFKLVFDALERAGLFAYIAAISELRVALAVDSSEMTQALINQLRHAAQTMVTHNHAIVCLVGERLKQRPGIVADVFQALNDMRFDLISQGASEHSLALIVHEANLETALKRLHELLFQNPDPALFY; from the coding sequence ATGATCGTGATGAAATTTGGTGGCAGTTCTGTTGCCGATGCACCATCAATTGAGCGCGTCGTGAACATTATTCGTGGCTATCTACCGCAGCATCCCGTCATCGTCGTGTCGGCAATGAGCAAGACAACGAGGAAGCTTCTGCGGGCTGCTGAGCTGGCTGCTGGCGGCGATCTGGCGGCAGGCACAACACAACTGGAAGAGCTGAAGGCATACCACATGGAAGTTATTCGCGGGCTGCGGGCAACGGCGGTGGAATCAGAGGTAGACGGCTACTTCAACGAGATTGAGCGGCTGCTCAGTGGGCTGGCCATTCTACGTGAGTTCACTCCGCGCGGGCGCGACCGCATTGCTGCTTATGGTGAACTGATCTCGTCAAAAATCCTGGTCGAAGCGCTGCGGCGCGCCGGTGTTAATGCTCGATGGCTCGATGCGCGTCAGTTCATCATTACCGACGACGACCACACGCGGGCGCGACCACTCTTTGACATGGCGAATCCGAAAATCGTTCACGCGCTGCGACCATGTCTGGAAGCCGGGCAGATTCCCGTGACGCAAGGTTACATTGGCTCAACCATTGACGGCATCACCACCACGCTCGGTTTTGAAGGATCCGATTATACGGCAGCGATTATTGGCGCAGCGCTCGATGCGCAAGACATTCAAATCTGGACGGACGTCAACGGCATCATGACAGCCGATCCGGCCTTGCTGCCCGAAGCGCGCACAGTCAAAATCCTTTCGTTTGCCGAGGCCAAAGAACTGACCCACTTTGGCGCCAAGGTGCTTCATCCCAAGACGCTTTTCCCTGCTCACGAGAAAGCCATTCCCGTGCACATCTACAATTCCAAGCAGCCCGACGCGCCCGGCACTGTCATTGCGTTGGAAGCGCCACCGGCACGAACGCCCGTCAAATCGCTCGCCTACAAAAAGCCGATCTCGCTCGTGACGATCATCTCCAACGGTTCGCTACCGCGGCTGCGGTTCTTCAAGTTGGTGTTTGACGCGCTGGAACGCGCAGGGCTTTTTGCCTACATCGCTGCGATCTCTGAGCTGCGTGTGGCGCTGGCTGTTGATTCCTCAGAGATGACGCAAGCATTGATTAACCAGCTACGGCATGCAGCTCAAACAATGGTGACACACAATCACGCCATTGTCTGTTTGGTTGGCGAGCGCCTCAAGCAGCGGCCGGGGATTGTTGCCGACGTATTCCAGGCTCTCAACGACATGCGCTTCGATCTGATCTCGCAGGGCGCGTCTGAGCATAGCTTGGCGCTGATTGTGCACGAAGCAAACCTCGAAACAGCATTGAAGCGATTACACGAGTTGTTGTTTCAGAACCCAGACCCAGCATTGTTTTATTGA
- a CDS encoding M20/M25/M40 family metallo-hydrolase gives MRMDLFHLTRHLIDIESVTGHELAIGVFLEAYLAEHGYRVRRQEVQLDRFNVYAFVQSPRLIFSTHLDTVPPFIASHEDDVNIYGRGACDAKGIIAAQIHAAAELRQQGIEDIGLLFVVGEEGDSDGAKLANQLELGSAFLINGEPTGNKLAIASKGSMRVQITTRGRAAHSAYPQMGESAIEKLLDVLNDIRRMPLPRHDLLGETNFNIGMIAGGIAPNVIADEAHAWLMFRLVEDAAALKAELLAVVQGRADVQIRSETPPVFLRSADEFETCVVSFTTDVPWLTNLGQPYLLGPGSILDAHTDHEKVSKQELTEAVALYVRLAKGLLQ, from the coding sequence ATGCGTATGGACCTGTTTCATTTGACGCGACACTTGATTGACATTGAATCTGTAACAGGCCATGAGCTGGCCATCGGCGTATTTTTGGAAGCCTATCTGGCGGAACATGGCTACCGCGTGAGGCGGCAAGAAGTCCAACTTGACCGGTTCAATGTCTATGCTTTTGTGCAGTCGCCGCGGTTGATTTTTTCCACTCACCTTGACACCGTGCCGCCGTTCATAGCGTCTCATGAAGATGACGTGAACATTTATGGTCGTGGAGCGTGCGACGCCAAAGGCATCATCGCTGCGCAGATTCATGCAGCGGCAGAATTGCGCCAACAGGGCATTGAAGACATCGGGCTGCTCTTTGTCGTCGGCGAAGAAGGCGACAGCGACGGAGCCAAGCTGGCTAATCAACTTGAGCTTGGCAGCGCCTTCCTGATCAACGGCGAGCCGACCGGCAATAAACTGGCTATCGCCTCCAAAGGCTCGATGCGCGTGCAGATTACGACACGTGGACGGGCGGCGCATTCTGCCTATCCGCAGATGGGCGAGTCGGCGATTGAGAAGCTGCTCGATGTGTTGAATGACATACGTCGTATGCCGCTGCCGCGCCATGATCTGCTTGGCGAGACGAATTTCAACATCGGTATGATAGCCGGCGGCATCGCGCCGAATGTGATTGCTGACGAGGCTCATGCTTGGTTGATGTTTCGTTTGGTCGAGGATGCGGCGGCGCTCAAAGCTGAGCTGCTCGCTGTTGTGCAAGGTCGGGCTGATGTGCAGATTCGCTCCGAAACGCCGCCGGTGTTTCTCAGGAGTGCCGACGAGTTTGAGACATGTGTCGTCTCGTTTACAACCGATGTGCCGTGGCTCACCAATCTGGGGCAGCCCTACTTACTCGGCCCCGGCTCGATCCTGGATGCGCATACTGATCACGAAAAGGTCTCCAAGCAAGAACTGACCGAAGCCGTTGCTCTTTATGTGCGACTGGCGAAGGGGTTGTTACAATGA
- a CDS encoding TerC family protein has translation MATIYLFPFAEYWWFYAAFTGFVLFLLALDLGVFHRHAHVVSFREAAAWSAVWVTLALVFNYALYRFALWKFPRDPRLSAIAGFDPAAAAQQVGLEFLAGYLVEKSLAVDNIFVFVVVFNYFAVPAIYQHRVLYYGILGALVFRAIFITMGAALMRYHWVLLFFGAFLIFTGIKMIFAPETKVEPEKNSLIRLFRRYVPVTPQLHGQRFFVRVNGLWQATPLLVALLFIEMSDIAFAIDSVPAIFALTHEPMIVFTSNILAILGLRAMYFMLAGAVDKFHMLKYGLALVLIFVGLKMVWLNDLYGGKFPIGLSLGIIATVITVSITLSLVFPKKRPSTESPHAATHPADVP, from the coding sequence ATGGCGACCATTTACCTTTTTCCATTTGCAGAGTATTGGTGGTTTTATGCTGCCTTCACTGGCTTCGTATTATTTCTATTGGCGCTTGACCTAGGTGTCTTTCATCGTCATGCACATGTTGTCTCGTTCCGTGAGGCTGCCGCATGGAGCGCCGTCTGGGTAACGCTGGCGCTCGTCTTTAATTACGCGCTCTATCGCTTCGCGCTCTGGAAGTTCCCTCGTGATCCGCGCCTGAGCGCGATTGCCGGGTTTGATCCAGCAGCAGCAGCTCAACAGGTTGGATTAGAGTTCTTAGCAGGCTACCTCGTCGAGAAATCACTGGCTGTTGACAACATTTTCGTCTTTGTAGTGGTCTTCAACTATTTTGCCGTTCCAGCGATCTATCAACATCGCGTTTTGTACTACGGCATCCTAGGTGCGCTCGTCTTCCGAGCTATTTTCATCACCATGGGTGCAGCGTTGATGCGGTACCATTGGGTGTTGCTCTTCTTCGGCGCATTTTTGATATTCACTGGCATTAAGATGATCTTTGCGCCAGAAACGAAAGTGGAACCGGAGAAGAACAGCTTGATTCGATTATTCCGGCGCTATGTGCCGGTCACACCTCAATTGCACGGCCAACGATTCTTTGTCCGCGTCAATGGTCTGTGGCAGGCGACGCCGTTGTTGGTAGCACTGTTGTTCATCGAGATGTCGGACATTGCTTTTGCGATTGATTCCGTGCCGGCCATCTTTGCGTTGACTCATGAGCCAATGATTGTTTTCACCTCAAACATTCTTGCCATTCTTGGTCTGCGTGCTATGTACTTTATGCTGGCGGGCGCGGTGGACAAGTTTCACATGCTCAAGTACGGATTGGCGCTCGTGTTAATATTCGTCGGATTAAAGATGGTATGGCTCAACGATCTATACGGCGGCAAGTTTCCTATTGGGCTATCACTCGGCATTATTGCGACTGTGATTACTGTTTCGATCACTCTCTCGTTGGTATTTCCTAAGAAACGACCATCAACTGAGTCTCCACATGCAGCGACTCATCCGGCTGATGTTCCATAA
- a CDS encoding zf-TFIIB domain-containing protein produces the protein MNCPVCQHVELRMSERQGVEIDYCPQCRGVWLDRGELDKILERAAAEQQALVERWSAPSNYEPPRGYEPYKYKRRKSFLEELFD, from the coding sequence ATGAATTGTCCGGTATGTCAACATGTAGAACTGAGAATGTCCGAACGGCAGGGCGTAGAGATTGACTACTGTCCTCAATGTCGCGGTGTGTGGTTGGACCGCGGTGAACTGGATAAGATTCTGGAGCGCGCAGCAGCCGAACAACAGGCGCTGGTGGAGCGGTGGTCAGCGCCGTCAAACTACGAGCCACCGCGCGGGTATGAGCCCTACAAGTACAAACGCCGCAAATCATTCCTCGAAGAGCTGTTCGACTGA
- the htpX gene encoding zinc metalloprotease HtpX, whose translation MNRFKTVALLATLTALLLWGGQALGGQSGLMIALGLALVMNFSAYWFSDKIVLRMYGAQPVTEADAPELYAIVRELAIRGGLPMPKVYIIPEATPNAFATGRNPQHAAVAVTEGLLQLLNRDELAGVLAHELGHVKNRDTLVMTVAATIAGALSMLAEMAMWRSLLGGSSSDEEESHPAAGLLGVIVAPIAAVLIQAAISRSREFMADEAGARLTGRPLALASALRKIEAWSRQVPMTSGTPATAHMFIINPFSGGGMLRLFSTHPATEERIRRLEAMARTGMAASF comes from the coding sequence ATGAACAGATTCAAAACTGTAGCTTTGCTAGCGACCCTCACAGCCTTGTTGTTGTGGGGTGGTCAGGCGTTGGGTGGACAAAGCGGGCTGATGATTGCCCTGGGGCTGGCACTGGTCATGAACTTCAGCGCCTACTGGTTTTCCGATAAGATTGTGCTACGCATGTACGGCGCGCAGCCGGTCACCGAAGCAGACGCACCAGAGTTATACGCGATCGTGCGGGAGCTTGCCATTCGTGGCGGGCTGCCTATGCCAAAGGTTTATATCATCCCAGAAGCCACGCCCAATGCATTTGCTACGGGACGCAACCCACAGCACGCAGCGGTGGCTGTCACAGAAGGGCTGTTGCAGTTGCTCAATCGGGATGAGTTAGCTGGCGTCCTTGCTCACGAATTGGGACATGTTAAAAACCGCGATACACTGGTGATGACGGTTGCTGCCACCATTGCGGGCGCGTTGAGCATGCTGGCGGAGATGGCTATGTGGCGCTCTCTTTTGGGTGGCTCATCCAGCGACGAAGAGGAGAGCCATCCGGCAGCCGGCTTGTTAGGCGTGATCGTAGCGCCGATCGCAGCAGTACTGATTCAGGCAGCCATCTCTCGTTCACGCGAGTTTATGGCAGATGAAGCGGGCGCCCGGCTGACAGGTCGTCCTCTGGCGCTGGCTAGTGCCTTACGCAAGATTGAAGCATGGAGCCGACAAGTGCCCATGACCAGCGGCACGCCAGCCACTGCGCACATGTTCATCATCAATCCGTTTTCTGGTGGAGGCATGCTGCGGCTGTTCAGCACGCATCCGGCCACCGAGGAACGGATCAGACGATTGGAAGCCATGGCTCGCACAGGGATGGCGGCCAGCTTCTGA
- a CDS encoding Hsp20/alpha crystallin family protein, translating to MILARRYDPIRELTTFDPFRDLVTLQQRINRMFDEIFPSAEPSGLKMHTWSPSVDIYEQPEALVIEAELPGLSKQDVSVKLENNTLTIQGERKLAHEDKRENYHRIERAYGSFVRSFTLPTNVDTEKINAEFKDGVLHIVLPKREEAKPREIEVKVG from the coding sequence ATGATTCTGGCACGACGATATGATCCGATTCGAGAACTGACCACATTCGATCCATTTCGCGATTTGGTCACGTTGCAACAGAGGATCAATCGCATGTTTGATGAAATCTTCCCGTCGGCTGAACCGTCTGGATTGAAGATGCACACATGGTCGCCGTCGGTTGATATTTATGAGCAGCCGGAAGCGTTGGTCATTGAAGCGGAGCTTCCCGGCCTGAGCAAGCAGGATGTCTCGGTGAAGCTGGAGAATAATACGCTGACAATCCAAGGTGAGCGGAAGCTGGCTCACGAAGACAAGCGTGAGAACTATCATCGTATTGAGCGGGCGTATGGCTCATTTGTGCGCAGCTTCACGCTTCCCACCAATGTTGACACAGAAAAGATCAATGCTGAGTTCAAGGATGGCGTCCTACACATTGTGTTGCCCAAGCGGGAAGAGGCCAAACCGCGAGAGATCGAAGTCAAGGTCGGTTGA